The sequence below is a genomic window from Montipora capricornis isolate CH-2021 chromosome 14, ASM3666992v2, whole genome shotgun sequence.
TGGTATAGGTCTGGTGAAGAGATTAATATCAGCATAGAAACCTAGTTGAAGTTCACAAAAACTCGTGCGAGTGTTCCAAATGAAATGACTGACACCTTTTTTCACATTTCTACAGGATAGTCAGAGCTTTCCTAGTTGAAGAGCAGAAGATTGTTGTACGCGTTCTCAAGGCTCAGCAAGGAAAGAAAACCGGCTCCTCTTAAgaccaaataaatatttctttgtaCATACTGAGTGAGTTGTAATCAATTCCAACTGCCACTTTGCTAAATCAACCAACTACAAACCTATTTTGAATTGTTTGCAAAAAACGTCTTCCCCAAGAGAGCTTTGCATTTAATGCAATCTCGAACCGGCGACCTTCCGCACTGCATTTTAAGGGGCCGGTTTCTTGACTGTGAAGGAAAGTCGCCACATACCTATCTTAGCCAATTTTTGTTGATGAGTAGATCAGATCATAACGAATCTTAGTCTTTGTAAAGTTTGGGTTGGTTATCGAGACAGGCTACGGTTTGTTGGGCTCACTCGTTTGTATTCAATGCGATCTGCCAATATAAGAAAGGTGCTGCCTGTGCAATTTTATCGACAAATAATTGTTCTTGGATGAGGGCTGTAAACCATAGGCCCCCAACCACAACCCTCACAACCTTTGATCATGGACTCTTTAGACCGATAAACAACCCACCCACTAACTGTTAAGAgaagggcatggagttcccggtgttattTTCCTGCGATCAAGTCCTCCTCCCGGAACTCTCGCCAGAAAAAGAGGCCTGGTGGCAGGTGAAAGCGTTGTTGTGAGTTTTTGTCGAGACCTCAGCGTTAAAGATCAAAGTGACAGGAAAGCAAAGTggcatagaccttattcataaatggcggccaatttataattcttttgtcgaagtgcaaattagcctaccaagcctcgataccatacagtgaattgaaaagaattcttgttctaaaatgaggcttggtaggctaattttcacgtggacaaaagaattataaatgtgaccgccatttatgaataaggtctattgtaaaaaaaaaactttcaaagTTCCGCACAATCCGAAGGAGTTTCCGTTTTCAGCCAACGTTACTTTCTATTCGCTATTTTGGCAAATTCCATAATGCAGTTTATTTTTGGGGTTATTGGCATTAAAACAATCAAtgtccagttcactgaagcatgatagaCCCAAgggtaaataacttgtattgtttttatgtgaAGTACCCCCAAACGTATTGCATTACGGGATGGGGAAAGAGGAATGTTTACTCCCGGTTTGGCACAGTGAGAACAATAGGTTGCTCGATCTAGTCTTCTTTGGTCCTCAACTCGCTTCTCCTCACTGGCCCTGGTCTCTTGGCCACTTCTTCTTCAAGAATACGCTAGCCAGTCaagggaaggaaaaaaaactggTTGTATTTATGTTGCAGTTTCTTTCTTTAATCTCACATGGACATCTCCATAAATCTTCTAATTCCCAACCTTCTCTTCGTAAATCTTCAGCGAAGTTGTGTGTTTTACATCCTTTAACACGCCGAGGCAGGCGGTACAGTAAAGAAGATGGGGAAGGCCATTGAATACGCCCATCTTCTCACTGtgcatttctgtttcttttcaaaatttccttttagGAGAAAAAAAGGTGGCACGAGCCGGAAAGTACAAGTTGTTGTCATCCATAAACCGCGAAAAAATGCCCTAAGACGACCACCAGTGCcttaaatgaataattaatttgtgacgGAGAGAGAGAAACGATTTTAATGGTTTCTCACCAATTCTATCGGCCACTTAGATATCAAACATGAATCCTTCTGAAGCGAAAGTTTTTAGTTCTGGAATCTCGGGCTTTTTATCCTCAAAGAATCGCAGCCAAATCTCTTACAGCAGACTAGACCAAATGAATGATTCCATCGAGTTCTCTAATGTTAATTTCCAAAAGGATTCCACCTCGTTGTGTGCAAAACTCTGCTATGGTTTACTTGGTTTGATGCTGCTTGTCGCTACTTTGGGATCTGCGATATTCATTGTGAACGTAAAGCATTTTACCATCCAAGTTCAACTGAAAAGAGGAAACGTACGCGCTTATAGATTTGATCAAGAACTGATCGcgtttggaaaagaaaagatcACGACCACAAATATGTCTGTTGTTATTGCCATGCACGTGTTAAATACGACTGAAAGCGACTGCTGGTTTGGAATACTTCTGAGTTTGCCAAAAGATAAGAATAAGATACTTGGGACAGAATTTTTCGCATTTTTGGCGCGTGTAACAAGTGCAAGCGTTGACGATGGATCAAAGAGGCGTTTCGATGTATTTGGAAAACACAAAACGAGTAGCGAGCTTTCGTTTTATATACACAATATTCTACGCCAGCTTCTTCCCGTTATAAAAGTCAAAATTTATGAATTTATCCTCAGTAAGGTGTCCAGTTCCAAGAGGCGAATTGCCGTACAGAAGCAAGGATTTCTGCCAGGCCGTGTTCATGTTAAACGGACCATGATCACCAAAAGTGATATTGTCACCGTTATATCTAAAGCCGATCCGGATGACTTTGAAGGCTTCTCCAGCAAACACGGAGAAACTCCAGTCACATCGTGGGAGCTAACGTACGAGGAAACAAGCGTTGTTAATGGTAAAACTGGAATGTTAAAGCGTAGTGATCTTTCTCTGTCGGGTTTTCTTCCCCTCGGCGAGGACCCCACTCGGAAGCGGCGTATAATGTCATCTCACGGTCGAGGTTTAGCTGTCAATTTCAGAAGCGTTGTGAAACTGCTGGACGAAAGTCATGGGTACGTGGAACGATGGAAGACTGTGGTAAAGAACGAAAAGGACATAAGCCATCCTTTGAATTTTGATAGCTTGGAGCAGTCGCCGCTCGTTTATTTTGCACCTaaaacaaggaaggattacaaAGACCCTTTAGATGAATTGAAAGAGCTTACAGGACTAAGCAAGAAGTCGACTGGAAGATCTTCAGAACTTCCTTCTTTTATAAAAATCGTTCGTCCAGTTACCGTTAACATGGAATCAGATTTATTTGATGATGAGAATTATGACGTCAGGGATGATGAAGACGTTAGCGATAACGATGACGTCAGTGATAATGAGGACTTCAGCGACAATAATGACGTcggtgataatgatgatgacaattttAATGACGAGGAGACGAATAATTATAACCATGATTATGATgatcaaaattctgataatggCAATGAACCTTCGTGGTCCACGCCCAACTATTCCCCTTACGGGCTTGGTTACGAAGTCAGACGTAAGCGATCCATGGAAATTAACCCAGCTAAAACAAAGAATAAAATACGAAATACCAGACACGCCCGTTTGGAGAGGGAGACGACAGAATTAACTGCCATATGGGATGAACTGAAGTCCTCTGTTCCGCGACCAAACAATGAAGCTCCTCGTGTTATCCACTCGTCGATTTTGGGATTGGACTTCCGAACAGAGATTGATTTCCGAGTCCATGCCGATAATGATGGCAAGATCGACGGCTACCACGATCGTGACAGTGATGACGAGGTCGATGATGACGAACAAGAAAGGTGGGGCGTAACAACTGCATTCCGAGTCATCATCGGACAGTACCGTATAACGCCGTTCAGGGAGTTGCATACTCTGGAAAAGATTAGACACAGGCTGCTCAGAAAGGAACAGCCAAGGAACAGCCGTTGGACCGTCAGTGCTGGAGATTTCGTAAGTACATCACGTTTATGAAGAGCTAAGGCAAAAGTGATCTGAGGTCAACGGGAATGGTGCAGGGTGTGAAATTATTTACATCGCCCAGTATCTGGTCGCGAGTTTTTTTCCTAAAAAGGCCGCATGCGCGCGCATATTTGAATCGcgtaaagttgaaaaaaatggcagTCATTTTCCCCAAGGTGCAGGTGGTGAAAAACCTGGGTCTACAATTGAGATGACGACACAAAACACTTTTCATTCCAGTTTTGAGAGAATGTTAGAAATGCAAAGTAATGTAACGTCATCGCAAGAGTGGGACCAGGCCTCACACTAGTTGGACGCGCCGTTAAGTTAATGTTAAGTTAATGTATAAAGTCAATGTCTCAGAGTACGTCTCCATTTGCTATCCTCAATAGGTGAGGATGATAACGGCCATTTCTTTAAAAGGACGTTTTGCTTGTCTTATGCTAATTagagtttattattatttttaccctGCTGGGAATACGTAATttgaataagaaaagaaaaacaacttgaattctggtagttgtagttaAATGAggctatcgtgaaagttgcctttGTTTCAATATTATTAAGTCTCTTGCTCTCGGTTTGGGTAGAAACCCAATCACATTGCACCAAGTAATAATTAACGCGAGCCACTTATTCTATTTCCAGATGATGTGTGTTTCGCTGTTTTACATCCAGCGGCTCTGCACAACTATACGCCTTATCTTTGACGTAAAAACCACCTTCAGCATGCCCCGAGTGTTCATGTCTTACCCGGCACAGCTAACTGTCCACATTGGGCAGACAGTTTCTAACAACGCCACTATTTCGGCCCATGTCTCGACTTGGTTTCAAGAAAGTGGATTCTATACGAAAGGTAACCGAGTACTATTCGACTGTTCAGCTAAACCCAATGCTATCAGTTGTATTAATCCTGGACGGTAGCTGATAACCGTTAGCCCAGCCATGCATTTGCCATAACAGCTCAAGGATTGTCGAAGATCGAATCGTTCCTAGAAAGGCATGTAGTTTTTACAGGTCagaggtcacaggtcaggtttACAGGTTTACTTAACGTCACTAAAATAACCCTAACCGCTTTTTCCTAATGTAACCTTAAGGCCCAAAaatggtttttaggcctagggttggcattaattaagaaatatttataaaagtcaagtagactactgcacgactgataaaacaacgcgaaaatgtatcttaaacttctctttctttttgaaatttacGTTGGCCAATACCAGCCTTTATCAGGTTTATTTGGAGATCTAACGAATTTACAGAATATGTATACACATGTTATGAAGTAATTAAAGAAGATTTCAAATGATAACGTAACGTCATATAGCTactggaaaaaacaaacaaaccaaaataaATTAAGGGTTGGGTTTGTTTTATCCTTGTTACAACAGTGACCTGTAGatctgacctgtgacctgtgacctgcaaaaaatacctgtcGATCGTAGAACTGTCTAGTGGTCATAcacgttttttttaaaatcaaaatccaccCGAGTCACAGCACAGTACATCATTTTCCACCACCGTAAGtacacattttttttcaaaaagaacaaaaacctgTGAACAAACGTTGCAAGTCTACCATTTGAGATACAAAGCTCCAATATTGGTCTAGCATAGCTGGCCATCGATTACGAGTAAACATTCAACTGGGTTGGGAGGGGACTGGGTTCCTCTTAGTGCTGGGACAATTACTTAGCACTTTCAGATGCAAAACAAGATACTTGCTTTTCATAGCTATGATTCCACCTAGGATCAACCTAACGCCTGCCAAGCAGGCTAGGCAGATTGTAGGACAGCTATCCTACCATGCAACCATATCTAAAACTGAGATCTTGAAAGGTATAATGTGTGTTTGTGTTTACAGCAATATTTTATCTGGTGGCGGGGCGCCCTCTCTGGCGCCAGCTTACAGTTAAGGGGTTTTCAACCTTGTTTCCAGGACCTCTCCCCTCACAGGAGAggtcctgggaatgaggttgagGGTTTTCAGTCTGTCGTACATTGATTGGGCATCGGACTTCCATGGGGGAGGTCGCAAGTTAAAAACCCtggtcggaccaacactcagctTAACATAACTGTACTACCTTCGCTATTACAAGTAATCTCGACCCCCGGGACACTGTTTGCAAAGCTAAGAATTCGGCATTAAGCTTCCGGTGTTGCGATATGTCTATACCAGCACTCGGTGGTCGGCTGGCTTAAAAACAGTTCCATTGTCATTATGGATTGTACCGTAGATCACCTCATGCTGGACAAAAATAGAGCACCAAAAGTTGGGTTATCCCCCCTGCGCTAGAACCTTCACCAAGTCGTATGCACTGAGACTGCGAAACATTTGAGTTCATCTAATGATTCACTTTTACTAATAGGAACAGTTGCCATGGCTACGATGCCAATCAAGTTATCATTCAGGGAGAATAGAACCCCCAAGTGGTGCGTAAACGGTGATTTGGTTCAGAAAATGGTTCGCATAAAAACAGTACCATTGTCACTGTGGAACTGCTCCTTGGATCACTACACCCTGGAAAAAAGTTGTGGAGGACGAAGACCAGATGCTAACAAGTCCTTGGCGACATTTGATCTCAACTATAGTTCCACTGAAGGCACTTTGTTTGATAATTGGCATTACCCGGTTCGCTGTCAGCGTGATTTCCCTTAATATAACATTGATCTTTTATAATATGGGAGATGCGCTTTCTCACtctttcaggggcacccaacgaccaatttgttgtaaaatgtattattataccccagttaatgaaaataaatgttattaaggcattttcaggtgtttttcagtgttgctgggaaaacatctgttcctttttcccagcaagacacacaagaaatttcccagccagctagataaaattggttggtttcccagccaggtgatcaaatttatttcccagccaggaattccgcgcgctttcaaatccctcgatccaaaacgaccgaacaaaagcgacaaaaccgggacaaaacaggttttttccgcaagcacaatcactctgaccagccgtcgtatgtttgcgactactctct
It includes:
- the LOC138032362 gene encoding uncharacterized protein, with protein sequence MNPSEAKVFSSGISGFLSSKNRSQISYSRLDQMNDSIEFSNVNFQKDSTSLCAKLCYGLLGLMLLVATLGSAIFIVNVKHFTIQVQLKRGNVRAYRFDQELIAFGKEKITTTNMSVVIAMHVLNTTESDCWFGILLSLPKDKNKILGTEFFAFLARVTSASVDDGSKRRFDVFGKHKTSSELSFYIHNILRQLLPVIKVKIYEFILSKVSSSKRRIAVQKQGFLPGRVHVKRTMITKSDIVTVISKADPDDFEGFSSKHGETPVTSWELTYEETSVVNGKTGMLKRSDLSLSGFLPLGEDPTRKRRIMSSHGRGLAVNFRSVVKLLDESHGYVERWKTVVKNEKDISHPLNFDSLEQSPLVYFAPKTRKDYKDPLDELKELTGLSKKSTGRSSELPSFIKIVRPVTVNMESDLFDDENYDVRDDEDVSDNDDVSDNEDFSDNNDVGDNDDDNFNDEETNNYNHDYDDQNSDNGNEPSWSTPNYSPYGLGYEVRRKRSMEINPAKTKNKIRNTRHARLERETTELTAIWDELKSSVPRPNNEAPRVIHSSILGLDFRTEIDFRVHADNDGKIDGYHDRDSDDEVDDDEQERWGVTTAFRVIIGQYRITPFRELHTLEKIRHRLLRKEQPRNSRWTVSAGDFMMCVSLFYIQRLCTTIRLIFDVKTTFSMPRVFMSYPAQLTVHIGQTVSNNATISAHVSTWFQESGFYTKGTVAMATMPIKLSFRENRTPKWCVNGDLVQKMVRIKTVPLSLWNCSLDHYTLEKSCGGRRPDANKSLATFDLNYSSTEGTLFDNWHYPVRCQRDFP